The Calypte anna isolate BGI_N300 chromosome 1, bCalAnn1_v1.p, whole genome shotgun sequence region ctgctgaaaatgaATGATTTAATATGGAAAATATTGTGGGTttaggggaaaggaggaagaagctaAGAGTGTCCCAGGAAGAAAGTCCAAGGAGATGGAATAGCATAGGGAGAAAATAATGTGCAATAGTAGGTATTTATCTGGTGTCAGTAATGTAGAGGATGTACAGAGGGTCTTTAAGCTATCAGCTCTCAAACTGCCTCCTTTTGTCACCCTGCACTGCTTCGTGTGGTCAGAGACTCAGAGCCATTCCTGGAGGTCAGAGTTCTGCAGAACTCGTTCTCAGAATCAAGGGACTCAATGAGCttgctgtgtaaaaaaaaaaaaaaaaaaaaaaaaaaaaaaagaaaaaaaaaggtctgaaGAGCACCAGGATACATACATCAACAGCTTCTAGTGGTTTCTGTAGTCTTCATtagttattttctgttttcttccctctttctccaTCCACTAATGATGTTTTAGGTGTTCCTCTACTTATCGGACTTGTCCAGGAAGGACCGAAGGATTGTcagcaaaaaatacaaaatctatTTCTGGTAAGGAGAAGACAAGCTTGTAAGGCTCAAGCTCTGGACCCTGCCTCTGTGGAGTTTGTCCACGTGATCTTCTTCTGAACCACACTTTATACCTGAGGGTATTCTTTGAGCCGTCCTGTTACATGTTCTGACCCTGTTCCAGCCAGTATCTACAAGTCCCACACACCTCAAATAAGAGTATTTGTAGACCAATGCACACATGATCCTGGAAATGGATTCTggtttgtttaatttatttgaagtgTGCTAACAACCAGTGTGTTGCTACATACTGGGGAAGCTGAGAAATTAATACTTGAACACATGAGCTTGTGGTCCATATCCCAGCTTTTCTTGTGCTCATAGCATTTGCCTCCTGTTTGCACTGGcatgtttctcttctgcttcaggAGACTGTAATGTGGTAACCAGAGGTATAAAGCTCTGCGTAAGACACCAAAGTTTGTGCCTTTAGGCAACCAAAGTATATGCATTCCTCCACAAATACATGTGGAACTCTGTCCTGGATGTGCACCAATTCTTTTTAGTGTGTGTAACTGCTGCTACTGTCTCCTCTCTCCAGGAACATCACCACCATTGCAGTGTTTTATGCCCTGCCAGTCATCCAGCTTGTCATCACTTACCAGACGGTGCGTTGGGCTCTGTGTGGCTGTCCCCTGTGCTTGGGTACTTTTGCCTTTAATCTTGCTCTGTGGTTGCATGGTGTAAGGATGACAGCTGCAGTGAAACTAGGATCAGTCAGGAATCCTGCTCTGTCTGAGGGGTAGTTTACCTTAGTTGCTTTTTCTGCACCATATGTTGAGTGTTGCTGCTGGCTTGGCTTGCTGAGCTTGCAGTTCTGCTATTTTTACTTGGGAAGCAGGAGTGCAGCTGTTTTCCTGCTCATCTGATGTCTCACTTGGGGCCCATTTCACTTCAGAGGTGGGAGGAATCTGCTATTACCTCTAAAAACTGAAAGCAAGTAGGATTTTCTGTGATATGAGTtatttctcctcccttctccccaccctACCCTTGCTATTCTGCTGTTATTCAGGTATCTGCAAGCAGATCTATTAGTGGTGGGGTTCAGAGCATACAAATGTTCCCTCTGAAGACTCATGTCAGGTTTGTGACCTGCAGCAACATCTTACTCCCTCCTAAAAGCTTCACTTGCAGATATCAGTACTCCCCTGTGCCAGTGCTAGAGCTGGGCTGTATCCTGGTACACCTTGTGTACATGCAGTGTTTGTGTGAAGCAAACCCCCTGGAACAGGGAGGATTTGCTAATATTGGGTCTCTTGCCTCCTCTCTGTTCAGGTAGTGAATGTGACAGGCAATCAGGACATCTGTTACTACAACTTTCTGTGTGCCCATCCCCTTGGAGTGCTGAGGTTAGTGAACTCTGTGGTCACTGTGTTATTGACTCATGCACCCTAAATATTTGTGCTGTGCCCAGGGCAGGATTTTGTCCTTGCCAGGCTCACAGTCTCTGTGTTGTTAAGACCACTGAGAGTTTAGAACTTTGAGCTTTCCATTTTGCTCAGTGGTGGCTTTCTGTTGCAGTGAGACACATGCACCCAGGAACATGTGGCAACTGGGTTCCCCTGGAAAACTTACAGCCCATCTATGAGGTGCTCTCATGCTCTATTGGGCATTTTCACTTGTACCCAAGGAGCAACAGCTCAGCAAAGGACTTCAGATCAGTCTTTTCAGTGCAGTGggagtgcaaaaaaaaaaaaaaaaaaaacccagacctaGAAACCTTGCAGAGAAAGTACCAAGTCAAATGGAGCAGGTCAACTACTCAACCTAAAATTGTCAGCAGGGGTGTAAAACTGGCGGGTGTCTGGCAGCAGCCAAGATGGACGGTAGTGGTGTTGGGGAGCGGATTGTATTCAGCTTATTGTGGCTCAGAGTTCAGCTTCCTGCTCTTGTGCTTCCTTTGTCATAAACCCTCTTTTTCCCTGCAGTGCCTTCAACAACATCCTCAGCAATGTGGGCCACATGCTGCTGggctttctcttcctcctcattGTGCTGCGCAGGGACATACTCCACCGCCGGGCCATGGAGATGAAAGATACCTATACTCTGGTAGGATGCAGGGCTGCATGAAGCTGAGTGCAGGCAGGAAGTGCAGGGAGAACTTGGAAAACAGAGTGATACACAGTGGGTTTCCATTTGCCACCCGTTAGCCTGCCTCCAGCAGGGTGCCGGAGGATTgaatctttctcttttccccccctgaAAGAAAGGTCTAGGTGGGATGCTTATGTTCTTGCACACTGCAGTACTTTGCTGCTTACAGAATGTCCATACTGCCATGGTGACCGAGCCTGGACTTGTAAAGACAAGGACATGAGTAGAGAAACAACTCCCATGGCTGTTGCTTTTCCTCCAACACTCTGTGTGGAGAAATCTGGGAAAGCAGGAATGCCCTCAGATGCTTTTTTTCACAGTGGAGTTTGATGTGTCTTACACAATCAAGAGTTCCTTCTTGGCCCTCTTGTTAGCAAGAGGCCTTTGATAACCCAGAGGAATTTGGCTGCCTCTAGctctgaagcagagctgcttgtAGACAGAGCCTTTGCAGTCTCTTCTGTATATTCTGGGAGAGGACGCAAAAGTCTGCATCCATATAggtagtggtgatggtggtctCTGGAGACATACAGCTCTGTTTTTGCTGGCTTAATAACAAGTAAAGGCTTTAGCAGTTTTAAGGCTTTTCAGATGAGATCTCAGCCAGATCCTGATGGGTATGCCTTCTCACCTGGGCTGATGGACTTTGCTTTTAAACATATACTGACCACAGGAGCAAAGCCACTGTTCTGGGTCCCCAGTGCTTTCTCAGTTTTGGGCACAGCATGGCACAAGGTACAGAACAGAGGAATTTTTAGTCTGAAGATGTCAGTGCCAAGGCATAGAGGTCTTCAGACCAGAAGTTTCTGTGTGATTATCTTGGTTTGCTGCCTGTGCAGTGTGGCTAAATGCAGAGCCTGCTCTTGTACTCAGCACACTGGTGTGTGCTGTACTGGTGGCTGCAAGATGTGTGTAAGGGTTAGGAGGGATGAGGAGATGGAGAGTGATAGGTCACTTGTCATCAGGGCATGAAGGTACTTACTGTGCTACTCTGCTGTCTTCCAGGACTATGGGATCCCAAAGCATTTTGGTCTCTTTTATGCTATGGGCATCGCCCTGATGATGGAAGGTGTGCTCAGTGCTTGTTACCATGTCTGCCCTAATTACTCCAATTTCCAGTTTGGTAAGCTgactttcctttctccttgtgAGCTGGAAGTAGGATTTGCCatgttttgtttcctgtgaGTTGCTGCTCTTTCCTATCTCACTACCCTTGCAAACCTCCCTGAAACCTGCCTGTTTCAGGGTTCAGTCAAGAGGTGGTGAGGCTTTGGATGCTGAGGACTATCAAATTCAGCCTTCTCTCCACACCTTGGGGGTTATGCCACTGCTAGCAAGATCTCTTCTTGCTTTTGAAgctaataaataattattttttaagataataAGTGCACAGCCCGAGTGATAGAGTACTGAAGTCTAGGAAGACTCTGTCTGCCATCTCAGTGGAAACTCTTTTCTCTGTGggctccttttctttcctggggaagagaagactCAGTCAGGATCTTGTTTGTGTGTAAATATTCAGTGAGAGGGAATGAAGGTGAGTGAGCtctgctcttctcagtggtgctcAGTGACAGAACAAAGGGCAATGGacacaaattaaaacacatgAAACTCCATCTGAACACaggagaacaattttttttttcttcactttgagGGTGGTTGAAGACtggacaggttgcccagagaggttgtgaaaTCTCCCTTTGTGGAAATATTCAGAGCATGACTGGACATGGTCCTGGACAACCCTCTCAAATCTGTCCCtgcttgaggtcccttctaacttcagccattctgtgattccctgcCTGCTTCTGTGCTGTGTTGAGCACTTGTTTTTTGATCCCTGCTCTGAGGTTTTTGTTGCCCCAGAGCATGATAGATGGGCTGCAAGGCAGCAAAGCACAACGTGCTGTAGAGCATAGTGCAGCACCATGAATTTGTGCCCGCCAGCCTTGGGTttggccctgctgctgctgcactttTTATGCACCCAGAGCAGCTTTCTCAGCCTACTGGCAGTACctgttttcactgtttttgtTGTGCTCCCTCCCCAGACACCTCCTTCATGTACATGATCGCAGGACTGTGCATGCTCAAGCTCTACCAGACCCGCCACCCAGACATCAATGCCAGTGCCTACTCTGCCTATGCCTCGTTTGCTGTGGTCATCTGTCTGGCTGTCCTTGGAGTGGTATGGCTCCCTCTAACCTACCTGCTTCTCTGGGAAGGAGATGGTGTGCCTGGGAACATAGATTAAGTGGGTAAATGACTAGAGAGTGCAGCAGGGTAGGATAAGAATGTGTTAAGCAAGGGCTAGCATTCAAATTTTCAGTGCTCTTTGggtttcctctttcttccccctGGGGCttggagggaggggaagagcagagcagtttTCTCGAGGTGGTTTTCTTTTCGGGCTTTTCCTACTACGTGCCTTCAAGAGAAGAAATTCGTGCATCTGGGTGTCTGTGACCAAGCATGCAGCTGGGCTCCTGTGGGGTGGCTCAGCTTGGAGGGAGGGGGTGAAGTGAGGCTGACTGAGCTTCCAAGTGTCCCCTACCTAATTGCTTGtgcctctttcttccctttggaAAACTCTGTGTTGCTGGGTGCAGGTTCTGCAGTTGGCCTTGCTGTCTTTGGAGAGGTGCAGTGCTAGAGGTACCCCTGCCTATAGAAGGGCACTGGAGCATAAGGGATCACAAGAGAGTCACTCTTGTGCACCTGTAGTCACTGGCAGGCGAGGCTGGTAGAGGGCTTTGCCCCTttgctcccagcactgcaggtaTTGAGCTGGGCTTGCCTGAATGCCCAACTTGTGCTTTACCTTGGAGgtctctgcttttcattcttCAGAGGACTCTGTTTCATTCATGAGTAACCAGGCAAAGTCCAGTGAGTTCTTGCTCTGAACTAGCAGCTAGATTACAGTGGGCTGTCAGCCCCCCACTGCCACGTATAATGCAGATTGCTGGTTGATTGTGTGAAGGACACTGGAGACTGCAGGATAAGGAAGGCATagaggagcagctgaaaaaCTTGGGACTTTCCAATAATGTCTTGATAGCTGTGAAAATCTACACCCCCAGGTtcaaaacaccatttttttattatgagaTGATGTATCTTTTCTTGTGGGATGCACAAAAGCAGTGTTCAGGCAAGTGCTGTGCCCCAGGGGTGGGGAGTCCATCATCACAGTCCAGAGTTTCTGGATTCCTTAACATATAGCTGAAAAATTAAAGTTCTAATATAGCATTAACCTGTGTTTGGAGGTCACTACCGGTCCTTAGATAAACTGAAAGTGTATAATAGGTGCAACTGTCTGCAGAGCCTCTTGGTTGTTGTTGGTCTGCTATGGTATGCTGGTCAAAGTAATGTTGGTTCTGTGGCTGCCTTCTGAAaatccagctcctggctggacAGCTGCTCCCCACCTCATCAGGGAGAACTTGCTTTGTCTGGGAATCCCTACATGTCTGCTCCCTGAGCCAGCTCAAGTTCTTCCAAGCAGTCATCCTTTTTTGAAGGAGTGTTCAGTAAGAACAGTGTCCTCTCCAGAAGTGTCGAGCTCTTCTTGCTTCTCTGGActttgtttggatttttagaTTTGATTTTGATTTGGAAGATTTGCAGGTTTCTCTTACACACTCAGCGAGGTAGTTTAGAAGAGGACAGCAGAGTTAACTTTGCTTTTGATGTTTGCTTTCAGGTGTTTGGGAAGAATGACATGTGGTTTTGGGTCATTTCCTCAATGATCCACGTTTTGGCCTCACTGGCTCTCAGCACCCAGATCTACTACATGGGTCGCTTCAAGATCAGTAAGTGCTGAGACTGAACCCTCATCCTCTCGGCTGTGCAGTGCCTCCTGTCCTCACCTGCATGAATTGCCTGTGCAGTGTATCTGCCAGCCCAGTCCTGTGGCTTGTGCTTGTGTTCTGGACTGTCCTGTCCTCTCATCCATCTGATGCCTTCTTCCTGGCCTCTGAAGTCctcatgctgctgcttcccagacCCAAGGGAGCCAGCATGACCCATCTGCTCTGTggtggcagaggggatggaCTCTCAGGGAGCCTGCTTTCAGCTACAGCTCCCTGTACCTCTGTGCTCAGAGCCTACATAAAACCCTCtcatggggtgagggggagAGGGTGTGGTGGGGAACCTGGCTTTTGTACTCTGCTTACAGACAttatttctccttcctcttctgctcctgTCTGCCTCAGATGGCCCTGACTCAGGTAACTGTCAGCAgctctcatttttctctgttgaacTGAATGAGCAGCATCCAAGCAGCTGGGGATGCACGAATGTGTGCGGGGAGACAGGCTCCTGAGCTGAGCCATTCCTTGGCAAAAAGGGGGTGATACAGCACAGGAGAGCCCTGATTTTGATGCAGGAGCTTTTTCAAGCTCCACATTGGTGGCTGAAGagggatgtgtgtgtgcatgtgtatttgGCAGTCCCCACTGCCGCTAATGGGCTCTCCAGTGAAGCTTCTACAATGATTTTGAGAGCAGAAGTGTCTGGAATGTGCTCTGCCCCTCTATGGCCCTCTGAGTACTATGGGATGAGTTTCTGTGGtttccctgctctggcagcttgTCCCATGGaaggtttttctcctcctttgttGCACACACCTCTCTCCTCCAGAAACACTGGGGCAAAGCCAGCCTGCTTACGTGTACAGGCAGGGAATATTTGACTTCTGGGCAGGGCCAGTGGAAAaggtttgggttatttttaatttttttctcgatttttttttccttaaacttgTCCCTTGGGCCAAAAGCCATTCACATCCTGTAGCAGCTGCCCTTTTGCTCAACACTGACTGCTCCCAAAGGGCAAGACACAAATATGTGGACACCCTGACCCTCTGCAGGACCGAGTCCTGTGTTGTCAGCAAGTGGGTGTCTGCATCTTTCCCCTGTAGGCATTTTGGTGCTCATTCTGCTGgctgttctgcttttttatcCTCTTCTTTGGCAGACTTGGGGATATTTCGTCGGGCAGCGATGGTGCTGTACACAGACTGTATCCAGCAGTGCAGCCGACCAATGTACATGGTAGGTGACTGCTCATCTCAGCATCTTGCTCAGCAATTGCTCACTCTCTAGGCAATGTGCAGAGGAAAATGTTGTGGCTATTTGAGAGTGAtgcttcctgcttcccttcttccccttccccacaaATGTTCAGGTGAGTGTAGATCTCTGCTGGAGTAGTTTAACCCCCACTCTCAGG contains the following coding sequences:
- the SIDT1 gene encoding SID1 transmembrane family member 1 isoform X5 — translated: MSQELCLPSSSLGHTGTGHAGSGIMTSSHPITANTPEGSSYGAIDESSSSGGQQLSSSEHGPPAGSDTDSSVEEESDFDTMPEIESDKNVIRTKVFLYLSDLSRKDRRIVSKKYKIYFWNITTIAVFYALPVIQLVITYQTVVNVTGNQDICYYNFLCAHPLGVLSAFNNILSNVGHMLLGFLFLLIVLRRDILHRRAMEMKDTYTLDYGIPKHFGLFYAMGIALMMEGVLSACYHVCPNYSNFQFDTSFMYMIAGLCMLKLYQTRHPDINASAYSAYASFAVVICLAVLGVVFGKNDMWFWVISSMIHVLASLALSTQIYYMGRFKINLGIFRRAAMVLYTDCIQQCSRPMYMDRMVLLIVGNLVNWSFAIFGLVYRPRDFASYILGIFICNLLLYLAFYIIMKLRSSERLLPIPLFCIMATAVVWAAALYFFFQTLSSWEETPAESREKNRPCILMGFFDDHDVWHFLSAAALFFSFLVLLTLDDDLDNVRRDKIPVF